A window of Lepus europaeus isolate LE1 chromosome 11, mLepTim1.pri, whole genome shotgun sequence contains these coding sequences:
- the GPR33 gene encoding probable G-protein coupled receptor 33 — protein sequence MDLINSTDDLVSAVVRNSTHVPAPAPRLVLVLPLFMAFIVGSITNGLYLWVLKCKMKNSVNTLLFFHLILSYFISTLILPFLATSYLQDNHWTFGSALCEIFNSTLSLAMFASVLFLSAISLDRYLLTLHPVWSQQHRTSHWASRVVLGVWLSATVLSVPYLVFRETYDDRKGRVTCRNNYAVSTDWESEEMQTVRQWIHATCFISRFILGFLLPFLVIGFCYERVARKMKERGLFKSSKPFKVMVTAVISFFVCWMPYHVHQGLILAKNQSLLVELTLILTVFTTSFNPVFSPILYLFSGENFKNVFKKSILALFESTFGEESSAERTQNLHSGVNV from the coding sequence ATGGATCTGATCAACTCTACTGATGACCTGGTCTCCGCTGTAGTAAGAAACAGCACTCATgttcctgctcctgcccccagACTGGTCCTTGTCCTTCCTTTGTTCATGGCGTTCATAGTTGGTTCCATCACCAATGGCCTCTATCTGTGGGTGCTAAAATGCAAGATGAAAAATTCAGTCAATACTCTCTTATTTTTTCATCTCATTCTCTCATATTTTATTTCAACATTGATCCTACCATTTCTGGCCACCTCCTATCTTCAGGACAACCACTGGACCTTTGGAAGCGCTTTATGCGAGATCTTCAACAGCACTTTGAGTCTGGCGATGTTCGCCTCTGTTTTGTTCCTCTCGGCCATCAGTCTCGATCGTTATCTTCTCACTCTTCACCCGGTGTGGTCCCAACAGCACCGAACCTCACACTGGGCTTCCAGAGTCGTTCTGggagtctggctctctgctactgTCCTCAGCGTGCCCTATTTGGTTTTCAGGGAGACATATGATGACCGTAAAGGAAGGGTGACCTGCCGAAATAACTACGCTGTGTCCACTGACTGGGAAAGCGAAGAGATGCAAACAGTGAGACAATGGATTCATGCCACCTGTTTCATCAGCCGCTTCATACTGGGCTTCCTTCTGCCTTTCTTAGTCATCGGCTTTTGTTACGAAAGAGTAGCCCGTAAGATGAAAGAGAGGGGCCTCTTTAAATCCAGCAAACCCTTCAAAGTCATGGTGACTGCTGttatctctttctttgtgtgcTGGATGCCCTACCATGTACATCAGGGCTTAATTCTCGCGAAGAACCAGTCGTTACTTGTAGAATTGACTTTGATCCTTACAGTGTTTACCACGTCTTTCAATCCTGTCTTTTCTCCCATACTTTATCTATTTAGTGGGGAGAACTTCAAAAACGTTTTCAAGAAGTCCATTCTTGCTCTATTTGAGTCAACATTCGGTGAGGAGTCTTCTGCAGAAAGAACACAAAACCTACATTCAGGAGTCAACGTTTAA